The region GGACTTCACCGGCGTTCCGGCCGTGGTGGATCTCGCCGCCATGCGCGACGCCATGAAGACTCTCGGCGGCGACCCGCGCAAGATCAACCCGCTCGTCCCGGTCGATCTCGTGATCGACCACTCGGTGATCGTCGACGAGTTCGGCACCCCGAAGGCCTTCGACCGCAACGTGGAGCTGGAATACCAGCGCAACGGCGAGCGCTACCGCTTCCTCAAGTGGGGCCAGACCGCTTTCGAGAACTTCTCCGTCGTCCCCCCGGGCACCGGCATCTGCCACCAGGTGAACCTGGAATTCCTGTCCCAGACCGTCTGGACCCGCAAGGACACGGCGACCGGTGAAGAGACCGCCTATCCGGACACCCTGGTCGGCACCGATTCGCACACCACCATGGTCAACGGCCTCGCCGTCCTCGGCTGGGGCGTGGGCGGCATCGAGGCGGAGGCCGCCATGCTCGGCCAGCCGGTCTCCATGCTCATCCCCGAGGTCATCGGCTTCAAGCTCACCGGCAAGCTCAAGGAAGGCGTGACCGCCACCGACCTGGTGCTCACCGTCACCCAGATGCTGCGCAAGAAGGGCGTGGTCGGCAAGTTCGTGGAATTCTACGGCCCCGGCCTCAACGACATGTCGGTCGCGGATCGCGCCACCATCGGCAACATGGCCCCCGAATACGGCGCCACCTGCGGCTTCTTCCCGATCGACGAGAAGACCATCGCTTACCTGCGCACCACCAGCCGTTCGGACGAGCGCATCGCCCTCGTCGAGGCCTATGCCAAGGCTCAGGACATGTGGCGCACGGCCGAGACGCCGGATCCGGTCTTCACCGATACCCTCGCGCTCGACCTCGGCGATGTGGTCCCTTCGCTCGCCGGCCCCAAGCGCCCGCAGGATCGCGTCACCCTGGACACCTCCAAGACCGAGTTCCTCGGCGCCATGGAGAAGGAGTTCCGCAAGGCAGGCGAGATCGGCAAGCGCGTGAAGGTGGACGATGCCAATTACGATCTCGGCCACGGCGACGTGGTGATCGCGGCCATCACCTCCTGCACCAACACCTCGAACCCGAGCGTGATGATCGGCGCCGGTCTGCTTGCCCGCAACGCCGTCGCCAAGGGCCTGACCTCCAAGCCCTGGGTGAAGACCTCGCTCGCGCCCGGATCGCAGATCGTCGAGGAATACTTCAAGAAGGCCGGTCTCCAGGGCGACCTCGATGCGCTGGGCTTCAACCTCGTCGGCTTCGGCTGCACCACCTGCATCGGCAATTCGGGCCCGCTGCCGGAGAACATCTCGAAGGCGATCAACGACAACGACCTCGTGGCCGTGTCGGTGCTCTCGGGCAACCGCAACTTCGAAGGCCGCGTGAACCCGGACGTGCGCGCGAACTACCTCGCCTCGCCTCCGCTGGTGGTGGCCTATGCCCTCGCCGGCTCCATGCTGGTGGACCTGACGAAGGATCCGCTCGGCACGGGCTCGGACGGCCAGCCGGTGTATCTCAAGGACATCTGGCCCTCCTCGGCCGAGGTGCAGGACTTCATCGACCGCACGATCACGAGCGAGCTGTTCAAGACCCGCTACGCCGACGTGTTCTCGGGCGACGCCAACTGGAAGAAGGTCACCTTCGAGCCGGGCCTCACCTACGAGTGGGACATGGGTTCCACCTATGTGCAGAACCCGCCCTATTTCGAGGGCATGACCAAGGAGCCGAAGCCGGTCACGGATATCCTGAACGCCCGGATCCTGGGCCTCTTCCAGGATTCGATCACAACCGACCACATCTCGCCCGCAGGCAACATCCGCGCCGCTTCGCCGGCCGGTGAATACCTGCAGTCGCATCAGGTGCGCGTCGCCGACTTCAACCAGTACGGCACCCGTCGCGGCAACCACGAAGTCATGATGCGCGGCACCTTCGCCAATATCCGCATCAAGAACCAGATGGTGAAGGACGAGAGCGGCCACGTGGTCGAAGGCGGCTACACCATCCACCAGCCCTCCGGCGAGCGGATGTTCATCTACGACGCGGCCATGCGCTACAAGGCGGAAGGCGTTCCGCTGGTGGTTCTCGCCGGCAAGGAATACGGCACCGGCTCGTCGCGCGACTGGGCGGCCAAGGGCACGAACCTGCTCGGCGTGCGCGCCGTCATCGCGGAGAGCTTCGAGCGCATCCACCGCTCGAACCTCGTTGGCATGGGCGTGGCTCCGTTCGTGTTCGAGCAGGGCACGTCCTGGGAGACCCTTGGTCTCAAAGGGGACGAGACCATCACCATCAAGGGCCTCGCGGGGGAACTGAAGCCGCGTCAGCGCATGGAGATGGAAGTCACCTCCGCCGACGGCTCGGTCCGCAGGGTGCCGGTGCATTGCCGCATCGATACGCTGGAGGAGGTCGAGTACTTCCGCAACGGCGGCATCCTGCACTACGTCCTGCGGCAACTGGCGGCGTAAGACACGCGCCATGACATACGAGAAGGCCCGCTCCCCGATCGGGGAGCGGGCCTTTTTGTTTCAAACCGCTCTAACGGATGCGCCCGACGAGCGCATTCTTCCATGTCTGCCAAGACGATGATCCTTGCAGTTCCTTGTGAGACAGGCTCGATAGCTCGCCCGCTAGAATGACATGGGAGACAGCACATGCCTCCACGGCATGGACGAAGCTTCCGTTCGATGCCGCCTCTTCGACGGTTCTTCTTGCCCGCTCCAAGTATTTGTTCGGGAAGAAACCGGTTTTCTCCACATTCTCATAATGTGTGAGGAAATCCTCTCTGAGCTTCTGGATTCCTTTCTCCCTCGTGAAATCTCCGGCCTGCTCAGGCTTTGCTTCTTCGGCAAAGGTCCGCCCCCCTGTGGAGGCGGCATCAATGGCCTCCCTGGCGTCCACCAACGTTGCCAAATGATCTGCGCCGAACGACTTGTCGGACATGTCATACGGCATGAATGCGAGGTCGCGGTTCGCATTGATGAGAATGTCTGCAGCCACTTGCCGGCGATCCAGTTGCTCCGGTGAGGATAAGGATGATGCTTGTCTCAGGATCGCGCTGGATAACGGCGTGATCAGGTTCTTGTATTGCGGCGTTCGTCCTCCATGACAGCGATCACGGAAATGGCGGTAATGGACGATCATCGGATCAACCAAAGCCTCGCTCCCCTGACGGAGGAATGCGAGATCCTCGATGATGTCCTGCTTCAGTTTGTTGAAATGCTTCGACGACGGCACAGAGTGCCGGCGTCTATCGAGATAATCCTCGATGCCACGACCTTTGTAGAAATTCCGGTGTCCCTCTCCGCCGGCCCCGCCAAGTGCGACCGCATTCGGTACCGGACGCTGCCCAGGAAAATAGATCGGGGCGTATACGCCAAGGCACAGGGACTTCCATTTCTGGTAGGCTTCCGACAATTCGGTCCGAACGTGTTTCCGACGGCTCGGATCTCTGTCCATGAAACGTAGACCGAAATGCTCTGCAATCTGGCGAGCGACTGCATGATCCGCCTGCGCGCCCGGATGGGTGACGAAATTCACTTTCTGGATAAGATCTCGCCCTGCCCGTTGAGCCCCCGCAAGCAGCAACCCAAGCACCGCACGGGAATCCTGACCTCCAGTCAGTTCGCTCTCCACGATCATGTCCGATTGCAGCAAGGCCGCCATGCGGCCTGTCCAGACCCTGAGGTACTCACGGATGCCATCCGAGTAGCTCCTGCCCTGCTCTTCGGTCCTGGCTGTCGGGCGAAGCGTCACTCCCGGCCCGGGAGACTTCGGAATGACGACCTCCCTGGTGGAAGGGACCAGCCGGATCTCCTTGACACTGGTTCGCAGGGAGGTGAGCTGATTGCCGAATGGGCCGGTAATGAAAAATGTCGAGAGATGACTTTCATCGATCGTCACAGGCAGGTTCTTGCCCGCAGCAAATCTCGCTAGTTCGATCAGGGAATTCGAAAGAGCCCAATCCTCACGGTGACGATAGAGAAACAGCTTATAATAGCCACTGTGATCGGTCCCTATGGTCGTTTCCCGATCGGAGGAATTGACGACGATATAAGAGCCGTCCTGCCCAGGCCGGATCTCGGCCTTTCGTGTGATCCGATATTGGTCATACCCGACGTCTCCGATGATCAGGTCCTCATCCTGAAAGCAGTGACCGTACAAGGAGTGCTTCGGCATTTCGTCAAAGCTGGAGATCAGGAAGAAGGGCGGGACCATCTTGGAAGCCAGCGGATATTTCGGTGTTTTATTTTATAACATTATACTTCCCTCTCCGACAATCTTTCTCTGTATTGGCATTACATTCCCAGAAGCGGCAGGAACGCTCACCGCTTGCGTCACTATGGCCCTTCCCCCGACGCCCTGGATTTGCTGAGAATGCCACGCTTTCACCATCGGTCTTCCCATTTCGTTAAGGCGCCGTTAACCCATCCACGGGGAAACTGATATTATTGCTTCTCTCGATTTTTCTGCCAAAGCCATGAGCGACCTTCTCGTCAGTATCCGTCACGCCAAGCCCGAGGATGCCCAGGCGCTCTCGCGGGTCTTCGACGCCGCCTGGCGGGAAGCCTATCTCGGCATCATCCCCGGCGTGACCCTCGACAAGATGTTCTCTCGGCGCAGCGCTCGCTGGTGGAGTTCCACCGTGTCGCGCGGGCGTCCGCTGGTCGTCCTCGACCTAGGCCAGGGCGCCGTCGGCTATGCCTCCTACGGCCGCTGCCGCGACCGGTCGCTGCCGGCCAACGGGGAGATCGACGAGCTCTACCTGTTGCCGGAATACCAGGGCGTCGGCTTCGGCCGGCGCCTGTTCAATGCCGTGCGCAACGACCTGAAAGCGCGCGAGATGGACAGGATCGTGGTCTGGGCGCTCGAGGACAACGAGCGCGCCTGCGCCTTCTATGCGGGCATGGGTGGGCGGACGATCTCCCGGGTCGAGGAGCGGATCGGCGGAACGCCGCTCGCCAAGGTGGCCTATCTCTTCCGGTGACGGCCCTCGGGTCATCGGCCCGCGACAATGTCGTCGGTCTCCGCCGCCGATAGCGCTTCCTGCCGGGAGGGAGAACGGATGAGGCCGAAAAGTGGGTTCCCCTTTTGACCTCAATGCTCTAGTGAGGCGTCCAAGCTTCAGAAAGCGGCCTTTCTCCTAAAGGGTTCAAGCCGCTCTCAAGACGAGCTTTTGCCGCATCGCCCGGCGTGACGGTCCATCTCCCTGGCAGGAGGAGGGCCGCCCCGGGAGGATGCTTCAAGCCTTGTTCCGGAGAACAGCTCTATGCGCCTTGACGCGATCAAGATTGGAAAGAACCCGCCGGACGACGTGAATGTCGTGATCGAAGTGCCCCTCGGCGGCGAGCCCATCAAGTACGAGATGGACAAGGAATCCGGCGCGCTCTTCGTCGACCGCTTCCTCTATACCTCCATGCGGTATCCGGGCAATTACGGCTTCATTCCCCACACCCTCTCGGGCGACGGCGACCCCTGCGACGTGCTCGTCGCCAACACCCGCGCCATCGCGCCGGGCGCCGTCATGAACGTGCGCCCCGTGGGCGTTCTCGTGATGGAGGACGACGGCGGCCAGGACGAGAAGATCATCGCCGTTCCGTCGAGCAAGCTCACCCAGCGCTACGACCGGGTGGCGACCTATACGGATCTGCCCGAGATCACCATCAAGCAGATCGAGCACTTCTTCGAGCACTACAAGGATCTGGAGCCCGGCAAATGGGCCAAGATCATTCGCTGGGGCGACGCCGAGGAAGCCCGCCGCCTGATCGTCGAGGCGATCGAGCGGGCGAAGAAACAGGGCTGAGAAGTTACGTTTTGAGAAGAGAAGAAGGCCGGGCATGAGCCCGGCCTTTGTCGTTTGATACCTGGGCGGACCGTCAGACGATCAAGAAATCCTTGTGGGTCAGCTTGAGCTTGGTGGGCAGGACGGCAATCTGCAGCGCCGGTTTGGAGCCGGTGCCGTCGGGGTCGAAGAAGAGAGCGCCGGTCTTCTTGTTGTAGAGGATATGGTCGTTCGAATCGTGCACCTTGTCGCCCGTCCAGAACGCGGACTTCGAGAGCCAGCCCTTCTTGCCGATGCCCTTGAAGGCTGACAGCTTGAGGTGAATCGTGTCGTCCGCGACGTTGAAGTCGTAGAGATATTCGACATTCGTCTTCACGTTGGGCTTGGTGTCGAACACGAACACGTCCTTGCCGTTCCCTCCGAGCATGATGTCGTTGCCGTTGCCTCCCACGAGCGTGTCGTCGCCTTCGTAACCGTTGAGCTGGTCGTTCCCGGCCAAGCCCGAGAGGTGATCGTTGCCGGACTCGCCCGATAGGGTGTCGATGCCTGCGGTTCCCCTGAGGGTGAGCGGCGTGGTCTCGGTCACATTCCGGACACCGATCGTGATGGCCTTGGTGAATTCGCCGCCATAGGGGTCCGTGGCCTTGATGGAGACGATGTGCTGCTTCGCCGTCTCGTAATCGAGTGCGCGATTGAGGAAAAGCTTGTCACCGTCGATGGAGAACAAGCCTCCGGCGCTGTCCATGAGCGTGTAGGTCAGCGTGTCGCCATCGGCATCGGAACCGTAGATGTCAGCGATCTTGCCGGACGCCGCCGCTTCGGAAATGCTCGAACTCGACAGAAAGATCGACGACGGTGCGGCGTTGGACAGCGCAACCTTGGTGTCGGCGAATTTCAGGATGCGGATGTCCTTGAGAAGGTCGGTGCCGTCCTGACCCGTGTTGTCGATGATCGTGTAGCTGCCATCCGCATTCTTGCTCCAGGTGTAGTTGGAGCGGTTGCCGGAGAATTCCGCCGTATCCTCGCCGCTCCCGCCATCGAGCGTGTCGTCGCCCGCTCCGCCGACGAGGGTGTCGGCTCCGGACCCGCCCTCGAGCGTGTCCTTGCCGCCGCGACCTTCGATCCTGTCGTTGCCGGCTCCGCTCTTGAGAAGGTTGTTCCTGGCGTCTCCGCTCAGCTTGTCCGCGCCTCCGCCGGTTTCGACGTTGCGGATGTTGATCAGGGTGTCGAGGCCATAGCCGGTGTTTTGCGCAACTTGAATCGCAAGATCGACGGTCGTGGCAAGGCTGCCGGAGAAGAAGGCCGTGTTGATTTCGTTCTGGTCGCTGCCGCCGTCGAGCACGTCGTCGCCGTAGCCGCCCTCCAGCGTGTCGTTGCCCGCCCCGCCCTTGAGCACGTTGGCATAGCTGTCTCCGGTGAGCGTATCGTTGAAGGCGCCGCCGGTGAGGTTTTCGATGTTGACCAGGAGATCGGTCGAGACGCCGGTCCATTGCGAGAAGGCGCGGTCCAGGCTGACATTGAGTGCCGCCGAAGCCCACGAATAATCGACCGTGTCTTTCTGGGTGGCACTGGTGGAACTGCCGCCGTTGATGATGTTGACGCCCGTTCCGCCGATGAAGGTTTCGCCGACCGCGCCGCCATAAAACGTGTCCTCGGCTGCTCCGCCCTTGATCGTGACGCTCAAGGTCGTGCCGGCGGAAGCCAGATAGCTGCCGGCGGTCCCGTCGTAAAAGTTCTTGCCGTTCTTCAGATCGACGAGGAGAGAGCCGTCGGCTGCCGTCGTCAGGAACAACCCGGCATTGATGACCCGGTCGTCGCCTTCGCCGCCGATGATGATCGTGCCGGAGGATGCTTGGACGAGGCCTGAATTGAAGAGGTCCAGCCGGCTCGAAGTACTGCCCGTCGGGGTCAGGTCGATCCCGACGACGCCGGAAATGCTGCCGCCTTGCAGAGAACTCAGGTTGGAGGCGCTCGTCGGAAGGGTTCCGTGCAGAACGTTGCTGACCGTGTGGGTGCCGGTGCCCAGGAAGCGCAGGCCGGTCCCTGACCCGGATGTGATTTTTCCTTCATTGTAGACGGTGTTGCTTGCGCCGGAGAACTCCAGGGCGTTCAGCTTGACGTTCAGGGTGATGTCGTAGGCGACGATGAGGCGGTGGCTGGCGGTCGCCTTGATGCCGCCGGCGTCGCTGTCGGGATCGGACAGGCTCCATCCGAGAAAGGTCGTCCCCGTCTCGGCCGTCAAATGCTTGTACTGGATCTGGTTGTCGGCCCCGGCCGAGAGGTCGGAGCTTTGAAGAATGGCCTTGTAGATTTCCGTCATGAGAGAACCCTCGGACCGAGCCGGTCATGGAGGGTTTATACGTTATGAAGTAACGATGCGAAAGAACCTTCTCCGACGTTCGGATGACCTCCGCCGCGGACGGCTCAGAGAGCTTCGCCTCTCAGGAGGCGCGGCGCCTCGTCGGCGCGCAGGCCGGCCGCCTCGCGGATGAAGAAGCGCTTCAGGCCCGGCATCCGGTCGACGAGGCCCAGCCCCAGGTCGCGGATCAGGCGCACGGGCAGGACGTCGTTCGAGAACAGGCGGTTGAGGCCATCCGTCATGAGACCCATCGCGGTGATGTCGGCACGGCGTGCGCGTTCGTATTGGTCGAGCACGTCGGCCGCGCCGGGGTCCATCCCGAGGCGCAGGGCGTCGGTGATGATCTCGGCGAGCGCCGCCGCGTCGTGCAGGCCGAGATTGAGCCCCTGGCCGGCGATCGGATGGATCACATGGGCCGCGTCGCCGAGGAGCGCCAGCCGCTCGCCCACGAAGGAGCGCGCCACCCCGAAGGACAGAGGGAAGGCCTGCGGCCTAGTTTCGAAAGCGATCTTGCCGAGCTGGAGCCCGAAACGGCGTTCGAGCTCGACGAGCAGGTCGTCCGGGGCTGAATCCAGCAGGGCCGGCACGTTATCGGCGCGTTCGGTCCAGACGATGGAGGAGCGATGCCGGAGGTTGCCATCGGCCTGGAGTTCGGGCTTGAGCGGCAGGATCGCGAAGGGGCCGGAGGGCAGGAAATGTTCGACGGCCCTGCCCTCGTGGTCGCGCTCATGAGCGATGGTCGCCACGATGCCGGACTGGTTGTAAGGCCATGAAATCCAGCCGATGCCTGCCTGCTCCCGCAGGCGCGAGCGCGCCCCGTCGGCGGCCACGAGCAGCGAAGCCGGCAGGCTCTCGCCGTTCGCCAATGCGATCTCCGTGTGGGCGCCTTGGACGGCAAAACCTTTCACGCCCTCCGGCCTGAGATCGACACCGTTCTCCCGGCAGGCCTCCAGCAGGGCCGCAGTCAGGTCGCCCGCCGTGATCATGTGGGCGAAAGGCTCGTGCCCATCCACCTCCCCGGCGAAGGTCAGGAAGGTCGGTCGCACGGGATCCTGGAGGCGGCTGTCGGTGATCACCATGTCGAGGATCGGCTGAGCTTTGTCGGCGATCTGGTCCCAGGTCCCGAGCGCCGTCAGCATCCGCCGTGCCGCCGCGGCAATCGCATAGGAGCGCTTGTCTCCGTGGGGATCGCGCCTGAGCGCCGGGTCGCACATCACCACGCCGATTCCGTCGCCGAGCGCCTTCTTCAGCGCCAGCGCGAGCGACAGACCGGCGAGCCCTCCGCCCGCAATGACGATGCGCGGCCCCTCCATTCCCGTCGCTGCGCTCATGATTCTTGCTCCTCAACGCCTTGTCCGGTGAAGGAAACGCTTACGCGGGTCGAAAATGCATCGGCCCGGGACGCTCTCCGGCTCCGAACGTTATAGGTGGGTGTCCGCCAATCATTGACCAGCGTCAAGCTTGACCTTCTCGAAGCGCTCATCGATGGATGGCTGTTGCCGATCGAAGGACCTTGAACCCATGTCCCGTGCCGTCTCCGATCTCCTCTCCATCCTCGACCTCGAGCCGCTCGAGGTGAACCTGTTCCGCGGCCAGAGCCCGAAGAGCGGATGGCAGCGCGTGTTCGGCGGGCAGGTGATCGGGCAGTCGCTGGTCGCCGCGACCCGCACGGTCGAGGGTCGTCACCCCCATTCGCTCCATTGCTATTTCATGCTCCCCGGCGACCCCAAGGTTCCCATCATCTACGAGGTGGACCGCATCCGCGACGGCAAGAGCTTCACCACCCGCCGGGTCCTGGCGATCCAGCACGGGCAGGCGATCTTCGCCATGTCGGCCTCGTTCCATCGCGACGAGGAGGGTTTCGAGCATCAGGC is a window of Microvirga lotononidis DNA encoding:
- the acnA gene encoding aconitate hydratase AcnA, which translates into the protein MTLNNSFNARQTLKVGDKSYTYYSLVEAEKNGLTGASKLPFSMKVLLENLLRYEDGRTVTKADIEAVAAWLNNKGKDEKEIAYRPARVLMQDFTGVPAVVDLAAMRDAMKTLGGDPRKINPLVPVDLVIDHSVIVDEFGTPKAFDRNVELEYQRNGERYRFLKWGQTAFENFSVVPPGTGICHQVNLEFLSQTVWTRKDTATGEETAYPDTLVGTDSHTTMVNGLAVLGWGVGGIEAEAAMLGQPVSMLIPEVIGFKLTGKLKEGVTATDLVLTVTQMLRKKGVVGKFVEFYGPGLNDMSVADRATIGNMAPEYGATCGFFPIDEKTIAYLRTTSRSDERIALVEAYAKAQDMWRTAETPDPVFTDTLALDLGDVVPSLAGPKRPQDRVTLDTSKTEFLGAMEKEFRKAGEIGKRVKVDDANYDLGHGDVVIAAITSCTNTSNPSVMIGAGLLARNAVAKGLTSKPWVKTSLAPGSQIVEEYFKKAGLQGDLDALGFNLVGFGCTTCIGNSGPLPENISKAINDNDLVAVSVLSGNRNFEGRVNPDVRANYLASPPLVVAYALAGSMLVDLTKDPLGTGSDGQPVYLKDIWPSSAEVQDFIDRTITSELFKTRYADVFSGDANWKKVTFEPGLTYEWDMGSTYVQNPPYFEGMTKEPKPVTDILNARILGLFQDSITTDHISPAGNIRAASPAGEYLQSHQVRVADFNQYGTRRGNHEVMMRGTFANIRIKNQMVKDESGHVVEGGYTIHQPSGERMFIYDAAMRYKAEGVPLVVLAGKEYGTGSSRDWAAKGTNLLGVRAVIAESFERIHRSNLVGMGVAPFVFEQGTSWETLGLKGDETITIKGLAGELKPRQRMEMEVTSADGSVRRVPVHCRIDTLEEVEYFRNGGILHYVLRQLAA
- a CDS encoding GNAT family N-acetyltransferase, giving the protein MSDLLVSIRHAKPEDAQALSRVFDAAWREAYLGIIPGVTLDKMFSRRSARWWSSTVSRGRPLVVLDLGQGAVGYASYGRCRDRSLPANGEIDELYLLPEYQGVGFGRRLFNAVRNDLKAREMDRIVVWALEDNERACAFYAGMGGRTISRVEERIGGTPLAKVAYLFR
- the ppa gene encoding inorganic diphosphatase, whose translation is MRLDAIKIGKNPPDDVNVVIEVPLGGEPIKYEMDKESGALFVDRFLYTSMRYPGNYGFIPHTLSGDGDPCDVLVANTRAIAPGAVMNVRPVGVLVMEDDGGQDEKIIAVPSSKLTQRYDRVATYTDLPEITIKQIEHFFEHYKDLEPGKWAKIIRWGDAEEARRLIVEAIERAKKQG
- a CDS encoding calcium-binding protein, which produces MTEIYKAILQSSDLSAGADNQIQYKHLTAETGTTFLGWSLSDPDSDAGGIKATASHRLIVAYDITLNVKLNALEFSGASNTVYNEGKITSGSGTGLRFLGTGTHTVSNVLHGTLPTSASNLSSLQGGSISGVVGIDLTPTGSTSSRLDLFNSGLVQASSGTIIIGGEGDDRVINAGLFLTTAADGSLLVDLKNGKNFYDGTAGSYLASAGTTLSVTIKGGAAEDTFYGGAVGETFIGGTGVNIINGGSSTSATQKDTVDYSWASAALNVSLDRAFSQWTGVSTDLLVNIENLTGGAFNDTLTGDSYANVLKGGAGNDTLEGGYGDDVLDGGSDQNEINTAFFSGSLATTVDLAIQVAQNTGYGLDTLINIRNVETGGGADKLSGDARNNLLKSGAGNDRIEGRGGKDTLEGGSGADTLVGGAGDDTLDGGSGEDTAEFSGNRSNYTWSKNADGSYTIIDNTGQDGTDLLKDIRILKFADTKVALSNAAPSSIFLSSSSISEAAASGKIADIYGSDADGDTLTYTLMDSAGGLFSIDGDKLFLNRALDYETAKQHIVSIKATDPYGGEFTKAITIGVRNVTETTPLTLRGTAGIDTLSGESGNDHLSGLAGNDQLNGYEGDDTLVGGNGNDIMLGGNGKDVFVFDTKPNVKTNVEYLYDFNVADDTIHLKLSAFKGIGKKGWLSKSAFWTGDKVHDSNDHILYNKKTGALFFDPDGTGSKPALQIAVLPTKLKLTHKDFLIV
- a CDS encoding ubiquinone biosynthesis hydroxylase — its product is MSAATGMEGPRIVIAGGGLAGLSLALALKKALGDGIGVVMCDPALRRDPHGDKRSYAIAAAARRMLTALGTWDQIADKAQPILDMVITDSRLQDPVRPTFLTFAGEVDGHEPFAHMITAGDLTAALLEACRENGVDLRPEGVKGFAVQGAHTEIALANGESLPASLLVAADGARSRLREQAGIGWISWPYNQSGIVATIAHERDHEGRAVEHFLPSGPFAILPLKPELQADGNLRHRSSIVWTERADNVPALLDSAPDDLLVELERRFGLQLGKIAFETRPQAFPLSFGVARSFVGERLALLGDAAHVIHPIAGQGLNLGLHDAAALAEIITDALRLGMDPGAADVLDQYERARRADITAMGLMTDGLNRLFSNDVLPVRLIRDLGLGLVDRMPGLKRFFIREAAGLRADEAPRLLRGEAL